The proteins below come from a single Burkholderia sp. FERM BP-3421 genomic window:
- a CDS encoding HigA family addiction module antitoxin produces MVNPEFLHPGTLIRQVCLARFNLSVTEGARVLGVSRQALTNLLTGKAGISPEMALRLDKAFGGGAETWLQRQLLHDLAKARLRLDELQVVQMVPEQQPGLF; encoded by the coding sequence ATGGTCAACCCTGAATTCCTTCATCCCGGTACGCTGATCCGCCAGGTCTGCCTTGCGCGCTTCAACCTGAGCGTGACCGAAGGCGCGCGCGTGCTCGGCGTCAGCCGACAGGCGCTGACCAACCTGCTGACCGGCAAGGCCGGCATCTCGCCCGAGATGGCGCTCCGGCTCGACAAGGCCTTCGGCGGCGGCGCGGAGACCTGGCTGCAACGCCAGCTGCTGCACGATCTCGCGAAGGCACGCCTGCGGCTCGACGAACTGCAGGTCGTGCAGATGGTGCCCGAGCAGCAGCCCGGGCTGTTCTGA
- a CDS encoding MFS transporter, whose product MQNLDSTVVATALPSIARDLHVNVVFLSSTITAYLIALTVFIPVSGWIADRLGAKRVFVAAIALFTVSSVLCAAAHDLPALLAARVLQGASGALMVPVGRLILFRGVQRSEMLAATTWLTMPALLGPLLGPPLGGFLSDALSWRAVFWINVPVGVLGCALAAWLIPAGERAPARPADLRGLLLVGAALTTLMLGVETIGRGLAPAWLPPAGIAAGVALGWLGARHCLRTPHPAVDLSLLRIPTFHAATVAGSLFRAGAGALPFLVPLTLQVGFGASASRSGLISLASALGSLCMRPLTRIALRWLTMRAVLITGSLSFAAMLATCATLSSGWPAAAIFALLLAGGLSRSLSFASLGALVFADVPPAQLSAATSFQGTAQQLTKAVGVALAAGSLHLTMLAGGRAQPAHADFAWAFAALAVVVLASWPMFAALPADAGAGLDGPRRGASA is encoded by the coding sequence ATGCAGAACCTCGACAGCACGGTCGTCGCCACCGCGTTGCCGAGCATCGCGCGCGACCTGCACGTGAACGTGGTGTTTCTCAGCAGCACCATCACCGCCTACCTCATCGCGCTGACCGTGTTCATCCCGGTCAGCGGCTGGATCGCCGACCGGCTCGGCGCGAAGCGCGTGTTCGTCGCGGCGATCGCGCTGTTCACCGTGTCGTCGGTGCTGTGCGCGGCCGCGCACGACCTGCCCGCGCTGCTCGCCGCGCGCGTCCTGCAAGGCGCGAGCGGCGCGCTGATGGTGCCGGTCGGACGCTTGATCCTGTTCCGCGGCGTGCAGCGCAGCGAGATGCTCGCGGCCACGACCTGGCTCACCATGCCCGCGCTGCTCGGGCCGCTGCTGGGCCCGCCGCTCGGCGGCTTCCTGAGCGACGCGCTGTCGTGGCGCGCCGTGTTCTGGATCAACGTGCCGGTCGGCGTGCTCGGCTGCGCGCTCGCCGCGTGGCTGATCCCGGCCGGCGAGCGCGCGCCGGCGCGGCCGGCCGACCTGCGCGGCCTGCTGCTGGTCGGCGCGGCGCTGACCACGCTGATGCTCGGCGTCGAGACGATCGGGCGCGGCCTCGCGCCCGCGTGGCTGCCGCCCGCGGGTATCGCCGCCGGCGTCGCGCTCGGCTGGCTCGGCGCGCGGCATTGCCTGCGCACGCCCCATCCGGCCGTCGACCTGTCCTTGCTGCGGATCCCGACCTTTCACGCGGCGACCGTCGCGGGCAGCCTGTTCCGCGCCGGCGCGGGCGCGCTGCCGTTCCTCGTGCCGCTGACGCTGCAGGTCGGCTTCGGCGCGAGCGCGTCGCGCAGCGGGCTGATCTCGCTCGCGAGCGCGCTCGGCTCGCTGTGCATGCGCCCGCTGACGCGCATCGCGCTGCGCTGGCTGACGATGCGCGCGGTGCTGATCACGGGCAGCCTGTCGTTCGCGGCGATGCTCGCGACCTGCGCGACCCTGTCGTCCGGCTGGCCGGCCGCGGCGATCTTCGCGCTGCTGCTGGCGGGCGGCCTGAGCCGCTCGCTGAGCTTCGCGTCGCTCGGCGCGCTGGTGTTCGCCGACGTGCCCCCCGCGCAGCTGTCCGCCGCGACTTCGTTCCAGGGCACCGCGCAGCAACTGACCAAGGCGGTCGGCGTCGCGCTCGCGGCCGGCTCGCTGCACCTGACGATGCTCGCGGGCGGGCGCGCGCAGCCCGCGCATGCGGATTTCGCCTGGGCATTCGCCGCGCTCGCCGTGGTGGTGCTGGCCTCGTGGCCGATGTTCGCGGCGCTGCCCGCCGACGCGGGCGCGGGCCTCGACGGACCACGGCGCGGGGCCTCGGCCTGA
- the cysS gene encoding cysteine--tRNA ligase → MPLALYDTWSRTVRPFEPLQPDAVGLYCCGPTVYDHAHIGNLRTYVFEDVLRRALEWHGHAVRHVVNITDVGHLVSDADEGEDKMEKGSRRTGESAWVIAERYTQAFFADWRALNLLEPAVWCRATDHIAEQIDFIATLERNGYTYRTSDGLYFDTARQPDYGFLARLDRAGLQPGKRVALGDKRLPTDFALWKFSPPDARRQMEWDSPWGRGFPGWHIECSAMSARYLGPWFDLHCGGEDHVAVHHSNEIAQTQAAYGTRLANFWLHGQFLTLDAEKMSKSGGAFLRLQTLVARGIDPLAYRYLCLTAHYRSPLRFTWDALDAAQAALDRLRALYASWPEGGEADPAAVARFGAELDQDLNLPRALAQAWSVARGDLPEAVRRASFDRFDMVLGLGLGTRRPVGAVAPEAIRALAEARIAARAARDWARADALRDELAEQGWHVVDEATGQSLRPRAVVEGTRSER, encoded by the coding sequence ATGCCGCTTGCCCTCTACGACACCTGGTCGCGCACCGTGCGCCCGTTCGAACCGCTGCAGCCCGACGCCGTCGGCCTGTATTGCTGCGGTCCGACCGTGTACGACCATGCGCATATCGGCAACCTGCGCACCTACGTGTTCGAGGACGTGCTGCGGCGCGCGCTCGAATGGCACGGCCACGCGGTGCGGCATGTCGTGAACATCACCGACGTCGGCCACCTCGTGTCCGACGCGGACGAGGGCGAGGACAAGATGGAAAAGGGCAGCCGGCGCACCGGCGAATCCGCGTGGGTGATCGCGGAGCGCTACACGCAGGCGTTTTTCGCGGACTGGCGCGCGTTGAACCTGCTCGAACCGGCGGTCTGGTGCCGCGCGACCGACCACATCGCCGAGCAGATCGACTTCATCGCCACGCTGGAGCGCAACGGCTACACCTACCGGACGAGCGACGGCCTGTACTTCGACACCGCGCGTCAGCCCGACTATGGCTTCCTCGCGCGGCTCGACCGGGCCGGCCTGCAGCCGGGCAAGCGCGTCGCGCTCGGCGACAAGCGGCTGCCGACCGACTTCGCGCTGTGGAAGTTCAGCCCGCCCGACGCGCGCCGGCAGATGGAATGGGACAGCCCGTGGGGTCGTGGTTTTCCGGGCTGGCATATCGAATGCTCGGCGATGTCGGCGCGTTATCTCGGCCCGTGGTTCGATCTCCATTGCGGGGGGGAGGATCACGTCGCGGTCCACCACAGCAACGAGATCGCGCAGACCCAGGCCGCGTACGGCACGCGCCTCGCCAATTTCTGGCTGCACGGCCAGTTCCTCACGCTGGACGCGGAGAAGATGTCGAAGTCGGGCGGGGCGTTCCTGCGCCTGCAAACGCTCGTGGCGCGCGGGATCGATCCGCTCGCGTACCGCTATCTGTGCCTGACCGCGCATTATCGAAGCCCGTTGCGCTTCACCTGGGATGCGCTCGATGCCGCGCAGGCGGCGCTCGACCGGCTGCGCGCGCTGTACGCGAGCTGGCCCGAGGGCGGCGAGGCCGATCCGGCGGCGGTGGCGCGCTTCGGCGCGGAACTGGACCAGGATCTGAACCTGCCGCGCGCGCTTGCCCAGGCGTGGTCGGTCGCGCGCGGCGATTTGCCGGAAGCGGTGCGCCGCGCGAGCTTCGATCGCTTCGATATGGTGCTGGGGCTTGGGCTCGGCACGCGGCGGCCGGTCGGGGCCGTCGCGCCCGAGGCGATCCGCGCGCTGGCCGAGGCGCGGATCGCGGCCCGCGCGGCCCGCGACTGGGCGCGCGCCGATGCCTTGCGCGACGAACTGGCCGAGCAAGGATGGCACGTCGTGGATGAGGCGACGGGGCAGTCGCTGCGGCCGCGCGCGGTGGTCGAGGGGACGAGGTCGGAGCGGTGA
- a CDS encoding cupin domain-containing protein produces MSRPDCIRHWTELEDPDRAHYPDSSERMGINAPLARKLGLTRIGIHHQRLLPGRRTSYPHAESTEEEFVYVLEGTPDVWLDGHLYRLAPGDAVGFPAGTGQCHTFINNSEEEVRLMVIGERPRDDNRIRYPRNETYEATRADRWTDWPARPLGPHDGRPDREPS; encoded by the coding sequence ATGAGCCGCCCCGACTGCATCCGCCACTGGACCGAACTCGAAGATCCGGACCGCGCACACTATCCCGACTCCAGCGAGCGGATGGGCATCAACGCCCCGCTCGCCCGCAAGCTCGGGCTCACACGCATCGGCATCCACCACCAACGCCTGCTGCCCGGCCGCCGGACCTCGTACCCTCACGCGGAAAGCACCGAGGAGGAATTCGTCTACGTGCTGGAAGGCACGCCCGACGTCTGGCTCGACGGCCACCTGTACCGGCTCGCGCCCGGCGACGCGGTGGGTTTTCCGGCCGGCACCGGCCAGTGCCACACGTTCATCAACAACAGCGAAGAGGAAGTGCGCCTGATGGTGATCGGCGAGCGGCCGAGGGACGACAACCGGATCCGCTATCCGCGCAACGAAACCTACGAGGCCACCCGCGCGGACCGCTGGACCGACTGGCCCGCGCGTCCGCTCGGCCCGCATGACGGGCGGCCGGACCGCGAGCCGTCGTAG
- a CDS encoding class I SAM-dependent methyltransferase, giving the protein MSSDPSIHFSHPPQNIYDDASFFERYRDLRDEDSGLNGALEVPALRRLLPNLTGLHVLDLGCGFGEFARYARAHGAASVTGVDVSSRMLDEARARTDDDEIVYLQRSIETYQPSPRAFDLVVSSLALHYVEHYVEVIERIRDALRSNGRLVFSVEHPICTAYPSGWVRDEEGRRQHWPVDRYRQEGRRDTRWFVDGVIKYHRTVETYVNTLLKAGFVLTHLGEPAPVSDALAVRPDLEADCRRPPILFLAATRPAA; this is encoded by the coding sequence GTGAGCAGCGATCCCAGCATCCATTTTTCGCATCCCCCACAGAACATCTACGACGACGCTTCCTTCTTCGAGCGCTACCGCGATCTGCGCGACGAGGACAGCGGCCTGAACGGCGCGCTGGAAGTTCCGGCGCTGCGGCGCCTGCTGCCGAACCTGACGGGCCTGCACGTGCTGGACCTCGGCTGCGGCTTCGGCGAATTCGCGCGCTATGCGCGCGCGCACGGCGCCGCGTCGGTGACGGGCGTCGACGTCTCGTCGCGCATGCTCGACGAAGCGCGCGCGCGCACCGACGATGACGAAATCGTCTATCTGCAGCGCTCGATCGAAACCTACCAACCGTCGCCGCGCGCGTTCGACCTCGTCGTCTCGTCGCTCGCGCTGCACTATGTCGAACATTACGTCGAGGTGATCGAGCGGATCCGCGACGCGCTGCGCTCGAACGGGCGGCTCGTGTTCTCGGTCGAGCACCCGATCTGCACCGCGTATCCGAGCGGCTGGGTGCGCGACGAGGAAGGCCGCAGGCAGCACTGGCCGGTCGACCGCTATCGGCAGGAAGGGCGGCGCGACACGCGCTGGTTCGTCGACGGCGTGATCAAGTACCACCGCACGGTCGAAACCTACGTGAACACGCTGCTGAAGGCCGGCTTCGTGCTGACCCACCTCGGCGAACCCGCGCCCGTGTCCGATGCGCTCGCGGTGCGCCCGGACCTCGAAGCCGATTGCCGGCGCCCGCCGATCCTGTTCCTCGCGGCGACGCGGCCGGCGGCCTGA
- the osmF gene encoding glycine betaine ABC transporter substrate-binding protein OsmF: protein MTFRFPLHAALLACAAAGVLAAAPARAADAIVVGSKIDTEGALLGNLISQVLKAHGLAVSDKIGLGATPIVRKALTTGEIDIYPEYTGNAAFFFNRADDPVWKDAARGYAQAKQLDYAANRIVWLAPAPANNTWGVALLASVANAHHLKTFSEFGKWVGAGGKVKLAASAEFVNSASALPSFEKTYGFKLRQDQLLVLSGGDTAATIKAAAAQTDGVNAAMVYGTDGAIAAAGLVVLDDNQRVQPVYAPTPIIREAVLKAHPDIAGYLQPVFASLDLKTLQTLNSRIQVNGEPAASVAASYLKAKGFVK, encoded by the coding sequence ATGACGTTCCGCTTTCCGCTCCACGCCGCGCTGCTGGCGTGCGCCGCCGCCGGCGTGCTGGCCGCCGCGCCCGCCCGCGCGGCCGACGCCATCGTCGTCGGCTCGAAGATCGACACCGAGGGCGCGCTGCTCGGCAACCTGATCTCGCAAGTCCTCAAGGCGCACGGCCTCGCGGTATCCGACAAGATCGGCCTCGGCGCGACGCCGATCGTGCGCAAGGCGCTGACTACCGGCGAGATCGACATCTACCCCGAATACACCGGCAATGCGGCGTTCTTCTTCAACCGCGCCGACGACCCGGTCTGGAAGGACGCCGCGCGCGGCTACGCGCAGGCGAAACAGCTCGACTACGCGGCCAACCGCATCGTCTGGCTCGCGCCCGCGCCCGCCAACAATACCTGGGGCGTCGCGCTGCTCGCCTCGGTCGCGAACGCGCACCACCTGAAGACCTTCTCCGAGTTCGGCAAGTGGGTCGGCGCGGGCGGCAAGGTGAAGCTCGCGGCGTCGGCCGAATTCGTCAACAGCGCGTCGGCCCTGCCGTCGTTCGAGAAGACCTACGGCTTCAAGCTGCGCCAGGACCAGTTGCTGGTGCTGTCGGGCGGCGATACGGCGGCGACCATCAAGGCCGCCGCCGCGCAGACCGACGGCGTGAACGCCGCGATGGTGTACGGCACCGACGGCGCCATCGCGGCGGCCGGCCTCGTCGTGCTCGACGACAACCAGCGCGTGCAGCCGGTCTACGCGCCCACGCCGATCATCCGCGAGGCGGTGCTCAAGGCCCATCCGGACATCGCCGGCTACCTGCAGCCGGTGTTCGCGAGCCTCGACCTCAAGACGCTGCAGACCCTCAACAGCCGGATCCAGGTCAACGGCGAGCCGGCCGCGAGCGTCGCCGCCAGCTATCTGAAAGCGAAGGGCTTCGTGAAATGA
- a CDS encoding ABC transporter permease gives MTDAARRAARRARVDAVGMLVAPLIVVALLGLPWLTLRANRIAAGADLGLFQAYPAGLAGLALALGALVAGCALLVGRAGWRLAAGVALLAALGLSLGAAPARLVTPDTPLARVSPAAGAWLLLFAGAVLSADALARLALSPLARLGALGAALAALAAALHGGLWDGLSVMQEYAVRADSFHAEAARHLALVAGSVAAALAAGLPLGIACARSRTLRSACLPLLNIVQTIPSIALYGLLMVPLGLLAAHLPLAAALGVSGIGAAPALVALFLYALLPIVSSVVVGLDQVPAEVAEAAAAMGMTRAQRLARVELPLALPVILSGVRIVLVQNIGLTAVAALIGGGGFGTFIFQGLGQSATDLVLLGALPTIAFALVAAVVFEAATRLAQGARA, from the coding sequence ATGACGGATGCCGCGCGACGCGCCGCACGGCGCGCGCGCGTCGACGCCGTCGGCATGCTGGTCGCGCCGCTCATCGTCGTCGCGCTGCTCGGCCTGCCGTGGCTCACGCTGCGCGCGAACCGCATCGCCGCGGGCGCCGACCTGGGGCTGTTCCAGGCCTATCCGGCCGGGCTCGCGGGCCTCGCCCTCGCGCTCGGCGCGCTCGTGGCCGGCTGCGCGCTGCTGGTCGGCCGCGCCGGCTGGCGGCTCGCGGCCGGCGTCGCGCTGCTGGCCGCGCTCGGCCTCTCGCTCGGCGCCGCGCCCGCGCGGCTCGTCACGCCGGACACGCCGCTCGCGCGGGTCTCGCCCGCCGCCGGCGCGTGGCTGTTGCTGTTCGCGGGCGCGGTGCTGAGCGCGGACGCGCTGGCGCGGCTCGCGCTGTCCCCGCTGGCCCGCCTCGGCGCGCTCGGCGCCGCGCTGGCGGCGCTCGCGGCGGCGCTGCACGGCGGCCTGTGGGACGGCCTGTCCGTGATGCAGGAATACGCGGTGCGCGCGGACAGCTTTCATGCGGAAGCCGCGCGCCATCTGGCGCTCGTCGCCGGCTCGGTCGCGGCGGCGCTCGCGGCCGGCCTGCCGCTCGGCATCGCGTGCGCCCGCTCGCGAACGCTGCGCAGCGCCTGCCTGCCGCTGCTGAACATCGTGCAGACGATCCCGAGCATCGCCCTGTACGGCTTGCTGATGGTGCCGCTCGGCCTGCTCGCCGCGCACCTGCCGCTCGCGGCGGCGCTCGGCGTGAGCGGCATCGGCGCCGCGCCCGCGCTGGTCGCGCTGTTCCTGTACGCGCTGCTGCCGATCGTCTCGAGCGTCGTGGTCGGCCTCGACCAGGTGCCGGCCGAGGTCGCCGAGGCCGCCGCCGCGATGGGCATGACGCGCGCGCAGCGGCTCGCGCGCGTCGAGCTGCCGCTCGCGCTGCCGGTGATCCTGAGCGGCGTGCGGATCGTGCTGGTCCAGAACATCGGGCTCACGGCGGTCGCCGCGCTGATCGGCGGCGGCGGCTTCGGCACCTTCATCTTCCAGGGTCTCGGCCAGTCCGCGACCGACCTCGTGCTGCTCGGCGCGCTGCCCACGATCGCGTTCGCGCTCGTCGCGGCCGTGGTGTTCGAAGCCGCCACCCGCCTCGCGCAAGGAGCCCGGGCATGA
- a CDS encoding ABC transporter ATP-binding protein — MIEIDHVSRAFGTLLAVDDATLTIARGTVTVLVGASGSGKSTLLRMINRLVEPGRGAIRIDGVDTATVREETLRRGIGYVIQGNGLFPHWSVARNIATVPRLLGWPAARIAARVQALLTLLELDPERYAGMLPHQLSGGQQQRVGVARALAAEPAILLMDEPFGALDPIIRGKAQDDLLELQRRLGITIVLVTHDMDEALRLGDQIAVMDAGRILQAGTPAEILSRPQPGFVARLVAGADRPLRLLSLTRADTLAEPGAADGAPLPADATLRDALSELLARGADVLPLAGASASRISLAAIRAHAGRIA, encoded by the coding sequence ATGATTGAAATCGACCACGTGAGCCGCGCGTTCGGCACCCTCCTCGCCGTCGACGACGCCACGCTGACGATCGCGCGCGGCACCGTGACCGTGCTGGTCGGCGCGTCGGGCAGCGGCAAATCCACCCTGCTGCGCATGATCAACCGCCTGGTCGAGCCCGGCCGGGGCGCGATCCGCATCGACGGCGTCGACACCGCCACCGTGCGCGAGGAAACGCTGCGGCGCGGCATCGGCTACGTGATCCAGGGCAACGGCCTGTTTCCGCACTGGAGCGTCGCGCGCAACATCGCGACCGTGCCGCGCCTGCTCGGCTGGCCCGCCGCGCGCATCGCCGCGCGCGTGCAGGCGCTGCTCACCCTGCTCGAACTCGACCCCGAGCGCTACGCCGGCATGCTGCCGCACCAGTTGTCGGGCGGCCAGCAGCAACGCGTCGGCGTGGCGCGCGCGCTCGCGGCCGAGCCGGCGATCCTGCTGATGGACGAGCCGTTCGGCGCGCTCGACCCGATCATCCGCGGCAAGGCGCAGGACGACCTGCTCGAACTGCAGCGCCGGCTCGGCATCACGATCGTGCTCGTCACGCACGACATGGACGAGGCGCTGCGGCTCGGCGACCAGATCGCGGTGATGGACGCCGGCCGCATCCTGCAGGCCGGCACGCCGGCCGAGATCCTGTCGCGCCCGCAGCCGGGCTTCGTCGCGCGGCTCGTCGCGGGCGCCGACCGGCCGCTGCGGCTCTTGTCGCTGACCCGCGCCGATACGCTCGCGGAGCCGGGCGCGGCCGACGGCGCACCGCTGCCGGCCGACGCGACGCTGCGCGACGCGCTGTCCGAGCTGCTCGCGCGCGGCGCCGACGTACTGCCGCTTGCGGGCGCATCGGCGAGCCGGATCTCGCTCGCGGCGATCCGCGCGCACGCGGGGCGGATCGCGTGA
- a CDS encoding ABC transporter permease, translating to MSGGRIVVAAARALAAAALLALLLRPGWFAPLFAPLVEHGAPAIYDRASLLDLALAHLALVAVSSAAGALVALAAGVFVTRPAGAAFLPIARSIANIGQTFPPVAVLALAVPAVGFGAKPVLLALTLYGLLPVFESTLAGLQQIPAPTLDAARGMGLNGRQRLLAVELPLALPVILNGLRLAVIINLGTATIGSTVAAQGLGDVIIAGLQTSNTAFVLQGGLVVALLAVLVYDALGWVARRLAPVTAAEPRG from the coding sequence ATGAGCGGCGGACGCATCGTGGTGGCGGCGGCGCGCGCGCTCGCGGCCGCCGCGCTGCTCGCGCTGCTGCTGCGGCCGGGCTGGTTCGCGCCGTTGTTCGCGCCGCTCGTGGAGCACGGCGCGCCCGCCATCTACGATCGCGCGAGCCTGCTCGACCTCGCGCTCGCGCACCTCGCGCTGGTGGCCGTGTCGAGCGCCGCGGGCGCGCTGGTGGCGCTGGCGGCGGGCGTGTTCGTCACGCGGCCGGCGGGCGCGGCGTTCCTGCCGATCGCGCGCAGCATCGCGAACATCGGCCAGACCTTTCCACCCGTCGCGGTGCTGGCGCTCGCGGTGCCGGCGGTGGGGTTCGGGGCGAAACCGGTGCTGCTCGCGCTGACGCTCTACGGCCTGCTGCCGGTGTTCGAAAGCACGCTCGCGGGCTTGCAGCAGATTCCCGCGCCGACGCTCGACGCCGCGCGCGGCATGGGCCTGAACGGGCGGCAGCGGCTGCTGGCGGTGGAGCTGCCGCTCGCGCTGCCGGTGATCCTGAACGGGCTCCGGCTCGCGGTGATCATCAACCTCGGCACCGCGACGATCGGCTCGACGGTGGCCGCGCAAGGGCTCGGCGACGTGATCATCGCCGGCTTGCAGACGTCGAATACCGCGTTCGTGCTGCAAGGCGGGCTGGTGGTCGCGCTGCTCGCGGTGCTCGTGTACGACGCGCTGGGATGGGTGGCGCGGCGGCTCGCGCCGGTGACGGCCGCCGAGCCGCGCGGCTAG
- a CDS encoding MFS transporter, which translates to MPEFVFRPLLDISRRQAVLFCLALTAFELLAYLASDMVMPAMLQVTHDLSAARHHVPGALYAFLLGGIAFQWLLGPLSDRFGRRPLLLAGTLVFSAACLATAACQHIAGFNLLRFVQGTALGFIVVVSYPALQETFAERDAVRLMALFANIALLSPLAGPLAGTLLLRVLSWREQFVALGMAGALITLALWRWMPETARAAPAPGSLRARTMLANYAALLRQRDLVCGSLALGLLPLPLIAWIGLSPLLIRDLGQDGLAYGLWQLPVFGAVIAGNLALNRLAARLDLPRLLRVALYPTAAGVLLLLVVAPLSPTLPALVAALSVYAFGVGLGNATLYRLTLYSTGDATGSVAALLGMLSTAMLAAGGSVLTWAGGGDSPARFAVCAGLIPLLGAPLLRRVLRPAPAATLPCSPNR; encoded by the coding sequence ATGCCTGAATTCGTGTTTCGTCCATTGCTGGATATTTCCCGCCGACAAGCCGTGCTGTTCTGCCTTGCGCTGACCGCATTCGAACTGCTCGCCTATCTCGCCAGCGACATGGTGATGCCCGCGATGCTGCAGGTCACCCACGATCTGTCCGCCGCGCGGCACCACGTGCCCGGCGCGCTCTATGCGTTCCTGCTCGGCGGCATCGCGTTCCAATGGCTGCTGGGTCCGCTGTCGGACCGCTTCGGTCGCCGGCCGCTGCTGCTCGCCGGCACCCTCGTATTCTCGGCCGCCTGCCTGGCCACGGCCGCCTGCCAGCATATCGCCGGCTTCAACCTGCTGCGATTCGTCCAGGGCACCGCGCTCGGCTTCATCGTCGTGGTCAGCTACCCGGCGCTGCAGGAGACCTTCGCCGAACGCGACGCGGTGCGCCTGATGGCGCTGTTCGCCAATATCGCCCTGCTGTCGCCGCTCGCGGGCCCTCTGGCCGGCACGCTGCTGCTGCGCGTGCTGTCGTGGCGCGAGCAGTTCGTCGCGCTCGGCATGGCCGGCGCGCTGATCACGCTCGCCCTGTGGCGCTGGATGCCGGAAACCGCGCGCGCCGCGCCGGCGCCCGGGTCGCTGCGCGCAAGGACGATGCTGGCCAACTATGCGGCGCTGCTCCGTCAGCGCGACCTGGTGTGCGGCAGCCTCGCGCTCGGCCTGCTGCCGCTGCCGCTGATCGCCTGGATCGGCCTGTCGCCCTTGCTGATCCGCGACCTGGGCCAGGACGGACTGGCCTACGGACTCTGGCAGCTTCCCGTGTTCGGCGCGGTGATCGCCGGCAACCTGGCATTGAACCGGCTTGCCGCCCGGCTCGACCTGCCTCGCCTGCTGCGCGTCGCGCTGTACCCGACGGCGGCCGGCGTGCTGCTGCTTCTGGTCGTCGCGCCGCTGTCGCCCACGCTGCCGGCGCTGGTCGCCGCGCTCTCCGTCTACGCGTTCGGCGTGGGTCTCGGCAACGCGACGCTCTACCGGCTGACGCTGTACAGCACCGGCGACGCCACGGGCAGCGTCGCCGCGCTGCTCGGCATGCTGTCCACCGCGATGCTGGCCGCCGGCGGCTCGGTCCTGACCTGGGCCGGCGGCGGCGATTCGCCCGCCCGCTTCGCCGTCTGCGCCGGCTTGATCCCGCTGCTCGGCGCGCCGCTACTCCGGCGCGTGCTGCGCCCCGCCCCCGCCGCAACCCTTCCCTGCTCTCCGAACCGATGA
- a CDS encoding LuxE/PaaK family acyltransferase, translated as MTTLPHVDALCALDHPYRADDACDRLFDAAMRELVAYHCDASPGYRRWLERNGCPPERLDQLSDWSELPPVFANYFKRNLLLSEAGRDALELTSSGTTGQKSRMRYDARSMGAAQHMVDRIFAHYGWHTPQQPCNYLLLSYEPRGAITLGTAYTDQFLCKYAPVNQAVYALRHTGSGHEFDPFGAIRALQRFAEEGLPVRILGFPAFLWFTLQRMDDMGVPPLTLHPDSLVFLGGGWKTHADAAIPKHELYRRLGEQLGVPDPRCRDGYGSVEHPVPYVECAHHRFHVPSWARAWARDTATLARLPYGAAGFLQLASPYISSSPAHSLLLSDLAVLQPAERCGCGLPTDWFELLGRAGTSKNRSCAMAASELIKEH; from the coding sequence ATGACTACGCTGCCTCATGTCGACGCCCTGTGCGCGCTCGACCATCCCTACCGCGCCGACGACGCCTGCGACCGCCTGTTCGACGCCGCCATGCGCGAACTCGTCGCCTACCACTGCGACGCAAGCCCCGGCTACCGCCGCTGGCTGGAACGGAACGGCTGTCCGCCCGAGCGCCTGGACCAGCTATCCGACTGGTCGGAGCTGCCGCCCGTGTTCGCCAACTACTTCAAGCGCAATCTGCTGCTCAGCGAAGCCGGGCGCGACGCGCTCGAGCTGACGTCGTCCGGCACCACCGGCCAGAAGAGCCGCATGCGCTACGACGCGCGCAGCATGGGCGCCGCCCAGCACATGGTCGACCGGATCTTCGCGCACTACGGCTGGCACACGCCGCAGCAGCCTTGCAACTACCTGTTGCTCAGCTACGAACCGCGCGGGGCGATCACGCTCGGCACGGCCTATACCGACCAGTTTCTGTGCAAGTACGCGCCGGTCAACCAGGCGGTCTACGCGTTGCGCCACACCGGTTCGGGCCATGAGTTCGATCCGTTCGGCGCGATCCGCGCGCTGCAGCGCTTCGCCGAGGAAGGTCTGCCGGTGCGCATCCTCGGCTTTCCCGCGTTCCTGTGGTTCACGCTGCAACGCATGGACGACATGGGCGTCCCGCCGCTGACGCTGCATCCCGACTCGCTGGTGTTCCTCGGCGGCGGCTGGAAAACCCACGCCGATGCGGCGATTCCGAAGCACGAACTGTATCGCCGGCTGGGCGAACAGCTCGGCGTGCCGGATCCGCGCTGCCGCGACGGCTACGGCTCGGTCGAGCATCCGGTGCCCTACGTCGAGTGCGCCCACCATCGCTTTCACGTGCCGAGCTGGGCGCGCGCCTGGGCGCGCGACACCGCCACGCTGGCCCGGCTGCCTTACGGGGCCGCGGGCTTCCTCCAGCTGGCGTCGCCCTACATTTCCTCCAGCCCGGCGCACAGCCTGCTGTTGAGCGATCTGGCCGTGCTGCAGCCGGCCGAGCGCTGCGGCTGCGGCCTGCCCACCGACTGGTTCGAGCTGCTGGGCCGCGCCGGCACCAGCAAGAACCGCAGCTGCGCGATGGCGGCATCCGAACTCATCAAGGAGCATTGA